One window of Jannaschia sp. CCS1 genomic DNA carries:
- a CDS encoding aldehyde dehydrogenase family protein: MNKVSPINSDVLKAVFIDSTWQTGSGGTFEVRNPHDGSLLHEVGNASMDDVEKAVASAKAAQPKWAALSTIERAQIMRQIHKLFLERAEPIAQMITAEIGKTITDSREEVFEYSAPSWAKSAEEILRHRGMSFPSTQERTRNKRLVMNHRPLGVVAAITPYNFPTDISSIALAHIAAAGNCVIWKPSEYAAVSCAMLGEIFRDAGLPDGVINIVQGKGDVGAALVDHKHVDGVFFTGSTATGRTIAQKCALRPHLLELGGDGPFIIMDDADIDAAVDGAMNGCFYYSGQVCTSAERVLVHEDVYDEFLTKLRAKAAELKIGDPTQEDTEMGPLCNADTLARVKRHVEDARAKGATIEQFGKEDGLYFPATILTDVTTDMEIMLEETFGPVAPIYKFSHVQEAIDIAHLSGLGLIASLWTRDLATAWRVGEALPHGSVNINETSNYWDQLAPFGGAGQSGVGRELSQWFLETFTEKKLLVFDLGGDRYDRRAEGGW, encoded by the coding sequence ATGAACAAAGTCTCACCCATCAATTCGGATGTCCTGAAAGCTGTGTTTATCGACAGCACGTGGCAGACCGGGTCCGGCGGCACGTTTGAGGTGCGCAATCCCCATGATGGCAGCTTGCTGCACGAGGTGGGCAATGCATCCATGGATGACGTCGAAAAGGCGGTCGCCTCCGCGAAGGCGGCACAGCCAAAATGGGCGGCGCTTTCGACGATTGAACGCGCGCAGATCATGCGCCAGATCCACAAGCTGTTTTTGGAGCGCGCCGAGCCCATTGCCCAGATGATCACCGCCGAGATCGGGAAAACCATCACCGATTCCCGCGAGGAAGTATTTGAGTATTCTGCGCCGTCCTGGGCCAAGTCCGCGGAAGAGATCCTGCGCCACCGCGGCATGTCGTTTCCGTCCACACAGGAACGCACCCGCAACAAACGGCTGGTGATGAACCACCGTCCGCTGGGTGTTGTTGCCGCGATAACGCCCTACAATTTTCCAACTGACATTTCCTCAATCGCGCTGGCCCATATCGCGGCAGCCGGCAATTGCGTCATCTGGAAGCCATCGGAATACGCCGCGGTGTCCTGCGCGATGCTGGGTGAGATCTTCCGTGATGCGGGCCTGCCAGACGGGGTCATCAACATCGTGCAGGGCAAGGGCGATGTCGGGGCGGCGCTGGTTGACCACAAACATGTGGATGGCGTGTTTTTTACCGGGTCCACCGCAACGGGACGCACAATCGCCCAAAAATGCGCATTGCGTCCGCACCTTCTGGAACTGGGTGGCGATGGCCCGTTCATCATCATGGATGATGCCGACATTGATGCGGCGGTTGATGGGGCGATGAACGGCTGCTTCTACTACTCCGGCCAGGTCTGCACGTCCGCTGAACGTGTGCTGGTTCATGAGGACGTCTACGACGAGTTTCTTACCAAACTTCGCGCGAAAGCGGCCGAGTTGAAGATTGGGGACCCCACGCAGGAAGACACCGAAATGGGACCGCTCTGCAACGCTGATACGCTCGCTCGGGTGAAACGCCATGTGGAAGATGCCCGCGCCAAGGGCGCCACGATTGAGCAGTTTGGTAAAGAGGATGGCCTGTATTTTCCGGCGACGATCCTGACCGATGTGACAACCGATATGGAGATCATGCTGGAAGAAACCTTCGGGCCCGTCGCTCCAATCTACAAATTCTCCCACGTTCAGGAGGCAATTGATATCGCCCATCTGTCGGGCCTTGGTCTGATCGCGTCGCTTTGGACCCGGGATCTGGCAACCGCCTGGCGCGTGGGGGAGGCTTTGCCGCACGGCTCGGTCAACATCAACGAGACGTCCAATTATTGGGATCAGCTTGCGCCCTTCGGTGGCGCGGGACAATCCGGGGTCGGGCGGGAGTTGAGCCAGTGGTTCCTTGAAACCTTTACCGAAAAGAAGCTGCTGGTCTTTGATCTGGGTGGCGACCGGTATGATCGTCGCGCGGAAGGCGGCTGGTAG
- a CDS encoding ABC transporter permease — translation MSIAEQSPARAMARSPAKVSRTRGHVVERIVWIAGIGAILAFLYLPIVVLVAYSFNASRSLSWPMTGFTLDWYRRLAENEQLIEALYNSLYVASSATVLTLIIGVPAAIALDRMDFPGKGIFRKLVLLPIALPGIITGISMLTLFRLFGFNLSLETVIIGHATALLAVVVTQVYARLQRVPASYAEASADLGANGLQTFFFVTLPNIRSAVIGAGLLGFTLSFDEIPVTFFLTGRDNTLPMYIWSTMRRGLTPEINAVGALIVLASAILIIISVVLLREKPNAR, via the coding sequence ATGAGCATCGCAGAACAGTCCCCGGCGCGCGCGATGGCCCGCTCGCCCGCAAAGGTCAGTCGCACGCGCGGCCACGTGGTCGAGCGTATTGTCTGGATCGCCGGAATTGGCGCCATTCTCGCCTTCCTGTACCTGCCGATCGTCGTACTGGTGGCCTACAGCTTCAACGCTTCCCGGTCGCTGAGTTGGCCGATGACGGGCTTCACGCTCGACTGGTATCGGAGGCTGGCCGAGAACGAGCAGCTGATTGAGGCGCTCTACAACTCTCTGTATGTCGCGTCCTCGGCCACGGTCCTGACATTGATCATCGGTGTTCCTGCGGCCATCGCACTGGACCGGATGGACTTTCCCGGCAAAGGCATATTCCGCAAGCTGGTCCTTCTTCCCATCGCGCTTCCGGGGATCATCACCGGTATTTCGATGTTGACGCTGTTCCGTCTGTTCGGCTTCAACTTGAGCCTTGAGACGGTCATCATCGGCCATGCCACGGCTTTGCTTGCCGTTGTCGTGACCCAGGTTTACGCGCGGCTCCAGCGGGTCCCTGCCAGCTATGCCGAGGCCTCTGCCGATCTGGGGGCCAACGGACTTCAGACGTTTTTCTTCGTGACGCTGCCCAACATCCGTTCGGCCGTGATCGGGGCGGGTCTTCTGGGTTTCACCCTCAGCTTTGACGAAATCCCGGTGACCTTCTTCCTGACCGGGCGCGACAACACGTTGCCCATGTATATCTGGTCCACCATGCGGCGTGGTTTGACCCCGGAAATCAACGCCGTTGGCGCGCTTATCGTGCTTGCCTCGGCCATCCTCATCATCATTTCAGTCGTGCTTCTTCGAGAGAAGCCCAATGCCCGATGA
- a CDS encoding ABC transporter permease, with amino-acid sequence MIRARRLQQALVLSPPLLWTVVFMFVPYTILLVYSFWQAQYPTFVPAFQFSNYLELVRDPQYVRVLLRTLKIAGLVSIFALLLAYPYAYFLVFKVRRPGVRLALYMAVVAPLWVSYLLRAYTWKTILGTNGVLNSFLVSTGVLSEPSSLLLYNQAAMVLTLTYVFIPFMVMPIYAALEKIPASYKEASADLGESRVATFLKVTLPLSMTGVVAGFTMTFCLAFGDFIAPMLVGGPDGQMIANVIASQFGASLNWPLGSALALVMLVIILGIISISDRFERLGGGRTA; translated from the coding sequence ATGATCCGCGCGCGGCGTCTGCAACAGGCTCTTGTTCTGTCACCGCCGCTGCTGTGGACCGTGGTCTTCATGTTCGTGCCCTACACGATCCTGCTGGTCTATTCCTTCTGGCAAGCCCAGTACCCAACCTTCGTGCCAGCCTTCCAGTTCAGCAATTACCTTGAGCTGGTGAGAGACCCACAATACGTCCGCGTCTTGCTGCGCACCCTCAAGATCGCCGGGCTCGTTTCGATTTTTGCGCTGCTGCTGGCCTACCCCTACGCTTATTTTCTTGTATTCAAAGTGCGCCGCCCCGGCGTGCGGCTGGCGCTTTACATGGCGGTCGTTGCCCCCTTGTGGGTCAGCTATCTGCTGCGCGCCTACACCTGGAAGACCATCCTTGGGACCAACGGCGTTCTGAACTCCTTCCTCGTATCCACCGGGGTCCTGTCGGAGCCGTCTTCCCTGCTTCTCTACAATCAGGCGGCCATGGTTCTGACGCTGACCTATGTCTTCATTCCATTCATGGTCATGCCGATCTACGCGGCGCTGGAGAAGATCCCTGCCAGCTACAAAGAGGCCTCTGCCGATTTGGGCGAAAGCCGTGTGGCGACGTTTTTGAAGGTAACGCTACCGTTGTCGATGACCGGCGTCGTGGCGGGGTTCACCATGACCTTCTGTCTGGCGTTTGGCGATTTCATCGCGCCGATGCTGGTGGGCGGGCCGGATGGGCAGATGATCGCGAACGTCATCGCGTCGCAATTCGGCGCCTCGCTGAACTGGCCGTTGGGCTCCGCGCTGGCGCTGGTGATGCTGGTCATCATTCTGGGCATCATTTCGATATCGGATCGGTTTGAACGTCTGGGCGGGGGGCGCACCGCATGA
- a CDS encoding ABC transporter ATP-binding protein has translation MTHIISIHALSKHFGAVIGVDDVTLDVPEGQFVTLLGPSGCGKSTLLRMIGGFEDPTTGTIRLDGQDVTHVAPNKRAVNMVFQDYALFPHMSVGKNVGYGLRVSGVARADTEQQAREALMLVGLEDKVDAMPGQLSGGQRQRVALARALVRRPKVLLLDEPLSALDANLREAMQVELRRLHQQIGLTFIMVTHDQDEALAMSDRVIVMRDGRVMQDASPEDLYANPASPYVAGFVGTTNFFSSKAKDGAVAYSGQTLRLPQDLANTSLTTFGFRPEKARLVPIGQAPTGQALTGIVEEVLFHGKAMRVLVMVEGNHVTVDTPMWSAQARAGLPSVGEEAAIEIAPDAIMAFTSEAAE, from the coding sequence ATGACCCATATCATAAGCATTCATGCGCTATCGAAGCACTTTGGTGCAGTGATCGGGGTCGACGACGTGACCCTTGATGTGCCCGAGGGCCAGTTCGTGACGCTGTTGGGGCCGTCGGGCTGCGGCAAATCCACTTTGCTGCGGATGATCGGGGGTTTTGAAGATCCAACGACCGGGACGATCCGTCTGGATGGGCAGGACGTCACCCATGTGGCGCCGAACAAACGGGCGGTGAACATGGTCTTTCAGGACTATGCGCTATTCCCGCACATGAGCGTTGGCAAGAATGTCGGCTATGGACTGCGCGTCTCGGGCGTTGCGCGGGCCGATACCGAACAGCAGGCGCGGGAGGCGCTGATGCTGGTCGGGCTGGAGGACAAGGTTGACGCGATGCCGGGTCAACTGTCCGGCGGTCAGCGTCAGCGGGTCGCATTGGCGCGCGCGTTGGTGCGCCGCCCCAAGGTTCTTTTGTTGGACGAGCCGCTGTCCGCGCTGGATGCGAACCTGCGTGAAGCCATGCAGGTTGAGCTTCGGCGGCTGCACCAGCAGATCGGACTGACATTCATCATGGTGACCCATGATCAGGACGAAGCGCTGGCCATGTCCGACCGTGTGATCGTGATGCGCGATGGGCGGGTGATGCAGGATGCGTCGCCCGAGGACTTATATGCCAATCCCGCCTCGCCTTACGTGGCGGGGTTCGTGGGCACGACGAACTTCTTTTCCTCGAAGGCGAAGGACGGTGCTGTCGCGTATTCGGGCCAAACCCTGCGCTTGCCACAGGATCTGGCGAACACATCCCTGACCACCTTTGGCTTCCGTCCCGAAAAGGCCCGCCTGGTGCCGATTGGCCAGGCGCCGACTGGTCAAGCCCTCACCGGCATCGTGGAAGAGGTGCTGTTTCACGGCAAAGCGATGCGTGTGCTTGTCATGGTCGAGGGCAATCACGTTACAGTAGACACGCCGATGTGGTCCGCGCAGGCGCGGGCCGGACTTCCGTCCGTTGGCGAAGAGGCAGCAATCGAGATCGCGCCGGATGCGATCATGGCCTTTACGTCCGAGGCCGCAGAATGA
- a CDS encoding ABC transporter substrate-binding protein, translating to MNIRKNLTASVSIASMVMASAAPAFADGELNLLTWEGYADPSFIDAFTEATGCTVSATYVGSNDDFAPRLAAGGGVFDLISPSIDTTAPLIAAGFVEAIDTDRIERFDEIYDAFRTADGINADGQIYGLPYAWGAIVFMYRPDMFDEPPTSIADLWDPALEGRVSIWDDKSALYVAARRNGDMDIYNLTDAQIAAAQESLLEQRPNIRRYWSTAGELVDLYLSGEVWVSNTWAGYQSALLEAEGMEVVEFIPEENAEGWMDSWMIVADSPNQDCAYEFLNMSISELGQCGVANVNGYSVTNPVAARNCMTDEQFASLHQDDPGYIDSLLLWENLGPRLGDYVSAWNAVKAQ from the coding sequence ATGAATATTCGCAAGAACCTGACCGCCAGTGTCAGCATCGCGTCCATGGTGATGGCCAGTGCGGCACCCGCCTTTGCGGACGGTGAATTGAATCTGCTGACCTGGGAAGGCTACGCCGATCCAAGCTTCATTGACGCGTTCACGGAGGCGACGGGCTGCACCGTCAGCGCGACCTATGTCGGATCAAACGACGACTTCGCACCGCGTCTGGCTGCTGGCGGAGGTGTGTTTGACCTTATCTCGCCGTCGATTGATACAACCGCGCCCCTGATCGCTGCGGGTTTCGTCGAGGCCATTGATACCGACCGGATCGAGCGCTTTGATGAGATCTATGACGCATTCCGAACGGCGGACGGCATCAACGCAGACGGCCAGATCTACGGGCTGCCGTATGCGTGGGGCGCGATCGTGTTCATGTATCGCCCGGACATGTTTGACGAGCCGCCGACCTCCATTGCCGATCTCTGGGATCCTGCATTGGAAGGCCGCGTCTCGATCTGGGACGACAAGAGCGCCCTCTATGTCGCGGCGCGCCGAAACGGTGACATGGACATCTACAACCTGACGGACGCGCAGATTGCCGCCGCGCAGGAAAGCCTGCTGGAGCAGCGCCCCAACATCCGGCGCTATTGGTCGACGGCCGGTGAACTGGTTGATCTGTATCTGTCCGGTGAGGTCTGGGTCTCGAACACCTGGGCGGGCTATCAATCTGCGCTGCTTGAGGCCGAGGGTATGGAAGTCGTTGAATTCATCCCGGAAGAGAACGCCGAAGGCTGGATGGACAGCTGGATGATCGTGGCCGACAGCCCCAACCAGGATTGCGCCTACGAGTTCCTGAACATGTCGATCAGTGAGCTGGGACAATGCGGAGTGGCCAACGTGAACGGCTACTCGGTGACCAACCCCGTCGCCGCACGGAATTGCATGACCGATGAACAATTCGCGTCCCTGCATCAGGACGATCCCGGCTACATTGACTCGCTTCTGCTTTGGGAAAACCTCGGGCCGCGACTGGGCGATTACGTCTCAGCCTGGAACGCGGTGAAGGCTCAGTGA
- a CDS encoding sigma 54-interacting transcriptional regulator → MQVWAEHPLFSVETPHEAARRLDLFEDGVIALSLHGDVVSANREALRMLDLQGASVEGRSLMDLPVAIDGWADVVDFARRDRRADVALRGAGGCPIVATLKRVQPDGPVQWIQLRDVEVFEFRRDKVFGRKAEDSVRFLSDERTRPDFAEQRRLSPEMNRVLSRGERAIRMGARTLITGESGVGKSEIARFLAASVADSRDPFVIVNCAASSPDDFDRMLFGGDGTKGLIAQAEGGTLFLDEVGDVPLSSQARLLGLLEDGQRTQGGSANGRPRHIRVISATNRDLRKMMRTGDFRADLYFRLAVIHLHVPPLREMTRLVDHLIDRFARTIDQRRQAPMQVPQRLREILADYAFPGNIRELLNIVQRLAIDLEDAEELDDLIGSLIAPSDIAGPHDGIAPATTATLDLRAEVRQFERGLIDRAIQIHGSKRKAAKALGVDIGTIVRKTATPTNEDQ, encoded by the coding sequence ATGCAGGTTTGGGCAGAACATCCGCTTTTCTCGGTCGAGACCCCCCATGAGGCCGCGCGTCGCCTCGACCTGTTCGAGGACGGCGTCATCGCTCTGTCGCTGCACGGAGATGTCGTCAGCGCCAATCGCGAAGCGTTGCGGATGCTGGATCTGCAAGGCGCGTCCGTCGAGGGCAGATCGTTGATGGATCTGCCAGTCGCCATTGATGGTTGGGCCGACGTCGTGGATTTCGCCCGGCGCGATCGCCGTGCCGATGTGGCGCTGCGTGGGGCCGGTGGATGTCCGATTGTGGCCACCCTCAAGCGCGTGCAACCCGATGGGCCGGTTCAGTGGATTCAGCTGCGCGACGTGGAGGTTTTTGAATTCCGCCGCGACAAGGTCTTTGGACGCAAGGCGGAGGACAGCGTGCGCTTTCTGTCGGATGAGCGGACACGCCCTGATTTCGCAGAACAAAGACGCTTGTCCCCTGAGATGAACCGCGTCCTGTCCCGGGGAGAGCGCGCCATACGGATGGGTGCGCGCACGCTGATCACGGGCGAGTCGGGCGTTGGAAAATCAGAGATTGCGCGGTTTCTGGCGGCCTCTGTCGCGGACTCGCGCGATCCGTTCGTCATCGTCAATTGCGCCGCCTCATCGCCGGACGACTTTGATCGGATGCTGTTTGGGGGCGACGGCACGAAAGGTCTGATCGCCCAGGCAGAGGGGGGCACGTTGTTTCTGGACGAAGTCGGCGATGTGCCCCTGTCCAGTCAGGCCCGGCTGCTTGGGTTGCTTGAAGACGGCCAGCGGACGCAAGGGGGTTCTGCCAACGGTCGGCCCCGGCATATCCGCGTGATCTCGGCCACGAACCGCGATCTGCGCAAGATGATGCGCACCGGCGATTTCCGCGCAGACCTGTACTTCAGACTTGCGGTGATCCACCTGCATGTCCCGCCCCTTCGCGAGATGACACGGCTTGTCGATCACCTGATTGACCGCTTTGCCCGCACCATTGACCAGCGTCGTCAGGCCCCGATGCAAGTGCCCCAACGCTTGCGCGAGATCCTGGCGGATTACGCGTTTCCCGGAAACATCCGCGAGCTTCTCAACATCGTTCAGCGCCTTGCCATTGATCTGGAGGACGCTGAAGAGCTTGACGACCTGATTGGCAGCCTGATCGCCCCCTCGGACATCGCGGGACCGCATGACGGCATCGCGCCGGCCACAACCGCGACCCTCGATCTGCGCGCAGAGGTCCGCCAGTTCGAACGCGGCCTGATTGACCGCGCCATTCAAATTCACGGCTCAAAACGCAAGGCGGCCAAGGCCCTTGGCGTCGATATCGGCACGATCGTCCGCAAGACGGCCACGCCGACCAACGAAGACCAATAA
- a CDS encoding PAS domain-containing protein — MIESSLLERGISPSGAAPTQTEVEVLAGILAASTDACWCMEFGEPVDLTAPEHEIVRQVFENDPRWRFSNAAMSRLYLLDSGEDLEARPTSEIFPRNDQNEEFILALIANGFEIDAAPALDTRYDGVEIYVENDVRAHVVNGKLLRMFGIVRDVGKQRHREERVLADLEQARTILAALPQLIIACNDAGRITAVNPAAERHLAQSAAEVLGLEMGAVNLHAAINDAVSKVIDRGLPSNVTVDGQIWKIVPNADGGAVVTACDVTMGGAT; from the coding sequence ATGATCGAATCAAGTTTACTCGAACGAGGGATCTCACCCTCTGGCGCGGCACCCACCCAGACGGAGGTGGAGGTTCTGGCGGGCATATTGGCCGCGTCCACCGATGCGTGCTGGTGCATGGAGTTTGGGGAGCCCGTCGACCTGACGGCGCCTGAGCATGAAATTGTCCGGCAAGTGTTCGAGAATGATCCGCGCTGGCGGTTTTCCAATGCCGCCATGTCTCGGCTCTATCTGCTCGACAGCGGCGAGGATCTGGAGGCCCGGCCCACCAGCGAGATCTTCCCTCGCAATGACCAGAACGAGGAGTTCATCCTGGCGCTGATTGCCAATGGGTTTGAGATCGATGCCGCGCCAGCTTTGGACACACGCTATGACGGCGTCGAAATCTACGTCGAAAACGATGTGCGCGCCCATGTCGTCAACGGCAAGCTTCTGCGCATGTTCGGGATCGTGCGCGATGTCGGCAAGCAGCGCCACCGCGAGGAGCGCGTGCTGGCCGATCTGGAGCAGGCGCGCACGATACTGGCCGCGTTGCCGCAACTGATTATCGCCTGCAACGATGCCGGGCGCATTACCGCCGTGAACCCGGCAGCAGAGCGTCACCTGGCCCAATCCGCCGCAGAGGTGCTTGGCCTTGAAATGGGGGCTGTCAATCTCCACGCCGCCATCAACGATGCTGTGAGCAAAGTCATTGATCGGGGCCTGCCGTCCAACGTGACGGTTGATGGCCAGATTTGGAAAATCGTCCCCAATGCGGACGGCGGGGCGGTTGTCACGGCTTGTGATGTGACCATGGGCGGGGCGACGTAA
- a CDS encoding HpcH/HpaI aldolase family protein has product MTRDLGALLASPSRTIGTWSQIAAPEMIDLIGLNGFDFTVIDCEHGVFGMDAAENLARAADANDIAAAVRVPQNDPVLIMKALDAGIRHVVVPNLSSGEEAARAVAATRFAPHGLRGACPCCRSGGHFIRNWQDYVVEEEARVGVIGLVETANGYRNIKEICATPGLRGLMFGPFDLSVSMGFNGDWRHDTVQAALVEMVTCALGADLDVMMPIFSADSTECETLIADWSERGVRSFVIGSDKILIATAFAQWSGVARSAT; this is encoded by the coding sequence ATGACCCGCGATCTGGGCGCCTTGCTTGCGTCTCCCTCGCGGACCATCGGGACATGGTCACAGATTGCCGCGCCTGAGATGATTGATCTGATCGGTCTCAACGGGTTCGACTTCACCGTAATAGACTGTGAACACGGCGTTTTCGGGATGGATGCCGCGGAAAACCTGGCCCGTGCGGCAGATGCCAACGACATCGCTGCCGCCGTTCGGGTGCCGCAAAACGACCCTGTCTTGATTATGAAAGCCCTTGATGCCGGTATTCGTCATGTCGTTGTGCCTAACCTGTCCAGCGGCGAAGAGGCCGCGCGCGCTGTGGCTGCCACGCGATTTGCCCCGCACGGCCTGCGCGGGGCGTGCCCCTGTTGTCGGTCCGGCGGGCATTTCATTCGAAATTGGCAGGATTACGTAGTCGAAGAGGAAGCCCGCGTCGGCGTTATTGGCCTGGTGGAGACCGCAAACGGGTACCGCAACATCAAGGAGATCTGCGCGACGCCGGGGCTGCGAGGCCTGATGTTTGGTCCGTTCGATCTGTCTGTCTCCATGGGGTTCAACGGCGACTGGCGTCACGACACGGTGCAGGCCGCGCTGGTCGAGATGGTGACATGCGCACTAGGCGCCGATCTGGACGTGATGATGCCGATATTCTCGGCGGACTCGACGGAGTGTGAAACACTGATCGCCGACTGGTCTGAACGGGGTGTGCGCAGCTTTGTCATCGGCTCTGACAAGATCCTGATCGCGACAGCCTTTGCGCAATGGAGCGGCGTGGCCAGGTCGGCGACGTAA
- a CDS encoding RidA family protein — protein MPTRRVIVPAGMENIYDTYHYAPGILVGDTLYCSGQVGRDADLNVVDGPEAQFTQAFENAGKVLAAAGASFDDVVELESWFAGSMDELKTFMAVKDRFFKHRYPTWTGFSVNGFSMPGILVEIKCKAILGLEDA, from the coding sequence ATGCCAACACGGCGCGTCATCGTCCCCGCAGGGATGGAAAACATCTATGACACCTACCATTATGCCCCCGGGATATTGGTGGGCGACACGCTTTATTGTTCCGGTCAGGTGGGGCGCGACGCGGATCTGAACGTGGTGGACGGGCCCGAAGCGCAGTTCACCCAGGCCTTCGAGAACGCTGGCAAGGTTCTGGCAGCCGCGGGGGCCAGCTTCGATGACGTGGTCGAGTTGGAAAGCTGGTTCGCGGGATCCATGGATGAGTTGAAGACGTTCATGGCCGTCAAAGACCGCTTCTTTAAACATCGCTACCCGACCTGGACAGGATTTTCCGTAAACGGATTCTCGATGCCCGGCATCCTTGTCGAAATCAAATGCAAAGCCATCCTTGGACTGGAAGACGCATGA
- a CDS encoding alpha-ketoacid dehydrogenase subunit alpha/beta, with translation MADISVLNNLPRATPNGLAPKDLRAALKMMLRIRRFETRAKELFLQGVIKGTAHSSVGQEAIAAGACAVLEPADFILTHHRGHGHTIAKGADLGRMFAELMGRETGYCAGLGGSMHIADFDRGILGANGIVGAGIGLGTGAALAEQLDATGAIGISFFGDGAANEGIFHEAMNLAAIWKLPLIFFCENNQYGLTTPTTAVTAGPSIAARGDAYGVPNEQIDGNDLPAVHMAVSRAALRARAGDGPTLIEALTYRWDDHSMRANLPAYRSEAEEEAWKSQDPIVRLEADMSKLGELDAASYAALNDEAEADVEAAIEWARSQAEPDLAGAMSLVSAPRTGAYPAPPAAGSRKITYAQAITEAFAQQMARDPDLLILGEDVGRTGGIFGLTKGLFDTFGPDRVRDTPISEGAIATCGVGAAMRGKRVVVEAQLWDFVTLMMDAIVNQAAKARFMLGGKAKVPIVFRGPQGAGIRLAAQHCQSLEMLFANVPGLEIYAPSTAYDAKGLMAAALRHDGPVVFLEHKLLYLGQAQAVPEASYVVEPGQARILREGSDCTIVATLAMVERAVQAADKLAGEGIRAEVIDPRTIKPFDIDTIVGSVRKTNRAVVVHEAPRFGGFGGEIAAAITEAAFDWLDAPVARIGAPEMPVPYNDRLERQYMPDARRIAEAVRTVCYRS, from the coding sequence ATGGCTGACATCTCTGTCCTCAACAATTTGCCGCGCGCCACGCCCAATGGGCTTGCCCCCAAAGATCTGCGTGCCGCACTGAAGATGATGTTGCGAATTCGCCGGTTTGAAACCCGCGCAAAAGAGCTGTTCTTGCAAGGCGTGATCAAGGGAACGGCGCATTCAAGTGTCGGGCAGGAGGCCATTGCCGCCGGGGCCTGTGCGGTGCTGGAGCCTGCGGACTTCATACTGACCCACCATCGCGGCCACGGGCATACAATCGCCAAGGGCGCGGATCTGGGCCGAATGTTTGCGGAACTGATGGGGCGTGAAACCGGGTATTGCGCCGGTCTGGGCGGATCGATGCATATCGCGGATTTTGACCGTGGCATTCTGGGCGCGAATGGCATTGTCGGGGCCGGGATCGGCCTTGGTACGGGCGCCGCGCTGGCCGAACAACTGGACGCCACCGGTGCGATCGGGATCAGCTTCTTCGGCGATGGCGCGGCCAACGAGGGGATCTTTCACGAGGCGATGAACCTTGCCGCAATCTGGAAGCTGCCGCTGATCTTCTTTTGCGAGAATAACCAGTACGGTTTGACCACTCCGACGACGGCAGTCACGGCCGGGCCAAGCATTGCCGCGCGAGGGGATGCTTACGGCGTGCCCAACGAACAGATCGACGGCAACGATCTGCCCGCGGTGCACATGGCCGTGTCGCGGGCGGCGTTGCGGGCGCGGGCCGGGGACGGGCCTACCCTGATCGAGGCGCTGACGTATCGGTGGGACGACCATTCGATGCGTGCCAATCTGCCCGCCTACCGAAGCGAGGCCGAGGAAGAGGCATGGAAATCCCAGGATCCGATTGTCCGACTTGAGGCCGACATGTCAAAGCTTGGCGAGTTGGACGCGGCAAGCTACGCCGCGCTGAATGATGAGGCCGAAGCGGACGTGGAGGCTGCCATCGAATGGGCCCGGTCCCAGGCAGAGCCGGATCTGGCCGGTGCCATGTCGCTTGTCAGCGCCCCCCGGACGGGCGCGTATCCGGCGCCGCCCGCGGCGGGGTCGCGCAAGATCACCTACGCCCAAGCGATTACCGAAGCCTTCGCACAGCAAATGGCGCGCGATCCAGATCTTCTGATCCTTGGGGAGGATGTCGGGCGAACCGGCGGCATTTTTGGCCTGACAAAGGGCCTTTTCGATACGTTCGGCCCGGATCGTGTGCGCGACACGCCGATCTCCGAGGGCGCTATCGCGACCTGTGGTGTGGGTGCGGCGATGCGCGGCAAACGTGTCGTGGTGGAAGCGCAGCTCTGGGATTTCGTGACACTGATGATGGACGCCATTGTCAATCAGGCTGCAAAAGCACGCTTCATGCTCGGGGGGAAAGCAAAGGTGCCCATCGTGTTTCGTGGCCCGCAAGGTGCAGGTATTCGATTGGCCGCACAACATTGCCAATCGCTTGAGATGCTCTTTGCCAATGTCCCCGGGCTGGAAATCTACGCGCCCTCTACCGCTTACGACGCCAAGGGGTTGATGGCAGCCGCGCTCCGCCATGATGGCCCGGTCGTGTTTCTGGAACACAAGCTGCTCTATCTGGGGCAGGCGCAGGCGGTGCCTGAGGCCAGCTATGTGGTGGAGCCGGGACAGGCGCGTATCCTGCGCGAGGGGTCCGATTGCACAATCGTTGCGACCCTCGCCATGGTCGAGCGCGCTGTGCAGGCGGCCGACAAGCTGGCCGGCGAGGGGATCAGGGCCGAGGTGATTGATCCGCGCACGATCAAGCCATTCGACATTGACACGATTGTCGGGAGTGTCCGCAAAACCAACCGGGCCGTCGTGGTGCACGAAGCGCCGCGTTTCGGCGGATTTGGTGGAGAGATTGCCGCTGCCATCACCGAGGCCGCCTTTGACTGGCTTGACGCGCCGGTCGCGCGGATCGGCGCGCCGGAAATGCCCGTTCCCTACAACGACCGGCTGGAACGCCAATACATGCCCGATGCCCGCCGTATCGCCGAGGCCGTCAGAACCGTCTGCTACAGGAGCTAA